One window of the Pieris brassicae chromosome 2, ilPieBrab1.1, whole genome shotgun sequence genome contains the following:
- the LOC123706565 gene encoding NAD(+) hydrolase sarm1 isoform X6, translated as MMVSSSTSSSAASSQRVQSSSQRASSIKSDLSELKSSISEMKTLSNTAALNFGQRLRSSMENIVDQDDIKERHIPDIREMGDIGDMGDMTDLAGDGPLVTFPESDTPPPDKPCLLAPASATIASLGSSAANELKYSAARSTSASSTRVITDGFSASKSAANSSRMRRLQHGDMQYAEHSATGASHRLLQAEGLTAEQNAAYLQEKRSLQAGEVTAQEANNMSATSSRLHTEAFSAEKKATASSQARQTVTSSGMFSHKESSSHSNMTISSKNLTTKSMLLSSQMSQLLNGTIKPGDEDLSDMTFEDLDKLNANSNEKDVNSAIQKYSHRMNAFIAAIKNNQMDMKSAGVHFSKLNEMLRRAWAVPTYGHELGYTLCNALRTSGGLDILMENCIESDNPELQFSSAKLLEQCLTTENRAHVVENGLEKVVNVACACTKQANADHSRIGTGILEHLFKHSEGTCGDVIKLGGLDAVLFECRKNDIETLRHCATALANLSLYGGADNQEAMIKRKVPMWLFPLAFHHDDNIKYYACLAIAVLVANKEIEAAVLKSGTLDLVEPFVTSHNPSEFARSNLAHAHGQSKNWLQRLVPVLSSKREEARNLAAFHFCMEAGIKKQQGNTEIFKEIGAIESLKKVASCPNAVASKYAAQALRLIGEEVPHKLSQQVPLWSIEDVREWVKQIGFSEYATNFYESRVDGDLLLQITEENLKEDIGLHNGIKRKRFTRELQQLKKMADYSSRDTGNLNDFLQGIGLEYTIYTYSMLNAGVDKESIRGLSDEQLEKECHILNSIHRLRILNAIRAYESRLPIKGEENLEKNLDVFVSYRRSNGSQLASLLKVHLQVRGFTVFIDVERLEAGKFDNNLLQSIKQAKHFLLVLTPNALDRCKHDNEQKDWVHREIVAALQSQCNIVPIIDNFEWPEPEELPEDMRAVCHFNGVRWIHDYQDACVEKLESFLRGKSNLANRLESLRPAAVSSLPRGPSYQRMHSTESRSSDKAD; from the exons ATG ATGGTGTCTAGTTCTACATCGAGCAGCGCGGCCTCGAGCCAGCGCGTTCAAAGTTCATCTCAAAGGGCCAGCTCCATCAAATCAGACTTATCAGAACTAAAGAGCTCCATATCAGAAATGAAGACCCTCAGCAACACGGCAGCTTTAAATTTTGGACAAag ATTGAGAAGTTCAATGGAGAATATTGTCGACCAGGACGATATAAAAGAGAGACACATCCCAGACATCCGGGAGATGGGGGATATCGGAGACATGGGTGACATGACAGACCTCGCGGGGGACGGTCCTTTAGTGACCTTTCCCGAGTCGGACACCCCGCCTCCCGATAAGCCATGTTTGTTGGCTCCTGCATCTGCTACGATAGCGTCTTTAGGATCGAGTGCCGCGAACGAATTGAAGTACAGCGCGGCTCGGTCCACCTCGGCGTCTTCGACGAGAGTAATTACCGATGGATTTAGTGCATCAAAATCGGCGGCCAACAGCTCGCGGATGAGGCGGCTGCAGCATGGGGACATGCAGTATGCAGAACACAGTGCGACTGGCGCCTCACACAGACTGCTGCAGGCCGAAGGGTTAACGGCAGAGCAAAATGCCGCTTATCTCCAG GAAAAGCGATCTTTGCAAGCCGGAGAAGTGACGGCTCAAGAGGCGAACAACATGTCCGCGACGAGTTCTAGGTTACACACGGAAGCCTTCAGTGCGGAGAAGAAGGCCACGGCTTCGTCACAAGCGAGGCAGACCGTCACTTCCAGCGGCATGTTTAGCCATAAGGAGAGCTCTTCGCATTCGAACATGACAATCTCAAGTAAAAACCTCACAACGAAGTCGATGCTACTATCCTCACAG ATGAGTCAACTGTTGAACGGGACGATAAAACCTGGCGACGAAGATCTCAGCGACATGACGTTCGAGGACCTAGACAAACTGAACGCGAACTCGAACGAGAAAGACGTCAACTCCGCCATACAGAAGTATTCGCATCGGATGAACGCCTTCATCGCGGCCATCAAGAACAACCAGATGGACATGAAGAGCGCCGGAGTACATTTCAGCAAATTGAACGAAATGCTCCGGAGAGCGTGGGCCGTCCCCACCTACGGACACGAATTAGGCTACACCCTGTGCAACGCGCTCCGGACGTCCGGCGGCCTCGACATCCTCATGGAGAACTGTATCGAGTCCGACAACCCCGAGCTGCAGTTTTCTTCCGCGAAACTTCTCGAGCAGTGCCTGACCACGGAGAACAGGGCGCACGTCGTCGAAAACGGGCTCGAGAAGGTCGTCAACGTCGCCTGCGCGTGCACCAAGCAGGCCAACGCAGACCACTCCCGCATAGGCACCGGCATTCTGGAGCACCTATTCAAGCACAGCGAGGGCACCTGCGGCGACGTCATCAAACTGGGAGGCCTCGACGCCGTACTCTTCGAGTGCCGGAAGAACGACATCGAGACCCTGCGGCATTGCGCCACGGCCCTGGCCAACCTATCCCTGTACGGCGGGGCCGACAACCAGGAGGCCATGATCAAGAGAAAGGTCCCGATGTGGCTGTTCCCTCTGGCGTTTCACCACGACGACAACATCAAGTACTACGCGTGCCTGGCGATCGCCGTGCTGGTCGCCAACAAGGAGATCGAAGCAGCCGTCCTGAAGTCTGGGACCTTGGACCTGGTGGAACCTTTCGTGACCTCGCACAATCCGTCCGAATTCGCTCGCTCGAACCTCGCGCACGCCCACGGCCAGAGCAAGAACTGGCTGCAGAGACTCGTCCCGGTGCTCAGCTCCAAGAGGGAGGAGGCCCGGAACCTGGCCGCTTTCCACTTCTGCATGGAGGCCGGCATTAAGAAGCAGCAGGGCAACACCGAGATCTTCAAAGAAATCGGCGCGATCGAATCTCTCAAGAAAGTCGCGAGCTGCCCCAACGCCGTGGCCTCGAAGTACGCCGCCCAAGCTCTGAGGCTGATAGGCGAAGAGGTGCCGCACAAGCTGTCGCAACAGGTGCCCCTGTGGTCCATCGAGGACGTCCGCGAATGGGTCAAACAGATCGGCTTCTCGGAGTACGCGACCAACTTCTACGAAAGCCGGGTGGACGGAGACCTTCTGCTGCAGATCACAGAGGAGAACCTCAAAGAGGACATCGGCTTACACAACGGAATCAAGAGGAAGAG ATTCACGAGAGAACTGCAGCAGTTGAAGAAGATGGCGGACTATAGCTCGCGGGACACGGGCAACCTCAACGACTTCCTCCAGGGTATCGGCCTGGAGTACACCATCTACACGTACTCCATGCTCAACGCTGGAGTAGACAAGGAGTCCATCCGGGGCCTCAGCGATGAGCAGCTGGAGAAGGAGTGCCACATCCTCAACAGCATCCACCGTTTAAGGATACTGAATGCTATACGGG CATACGAAAGCAGACTTCCTATCAAAGGCGAAGAGAACTTAGAAAAAAACCTAGACGTGTTCGTCAGCTATAGAAGATCCAACGGCTCCCAGCTGGCCAGTCTTCTGAAGGTCCACCTCCAAGTCCGTGGATTCACGGTTTTCATCGACGTGGAGAGACTGGAGGCGGGCAAATtcgataataatttattgcaaagcATAAAACAGGCGAAGCATTTCCTCTTGGTGCTGACGCCCAACGCCCTGGACAGGTGCAAGCATGACAACGAACAGAAGGACTGGGTCCATCGG GAAATCGTGGCGGCCTTGCAGTCGCAGTGCAACATCGTCCCAATAATCGACAACTTCGAATGGCCCGAGCCGGAGGAGTTGCCCGAGGACATGCGGGCCGTGTGTCACTTCAACGGAGTAAGGTGGATCCACGACTATCAGGACGCGTGTGTCGAGAAGCTGGAAAG CTTCCTCCGGGGCAAGTCGAACCTGGCCAACCGACTGGAGAGCCTCCGACCGGCGGCCGTGTCCTCCCTCCCGCGAGGGCCCTCGTACCAGCGCATGCACTCCACCGAGAGCCGCTCCAGCGACAAGGCCGATTGA
- the LOC123706565 gene encoding NAD(+) hydrolase sarm1 isoform X5, whose amino-acid sequence MENLKKTSLVSRQNQTLNSQVSSSSKQQMVSSSTSSSAASSQRVQSSSQRASSIKSDLSELKSSISEMKTLSNTAALNFGQRLRSSMENIVDQDDIKERHIPDIREMGDIGDMGDMTDLAGDGPLVTFPESDTPPPDKPCLLAPASATIASLGSSAANELKYSAARSTSASSTRVITDGFSASKSAANSSRMRRLQHGDMQYAEHSATGASHRLLQAEGLTAEQNAAYLQEKRSLQAGEVTAQEANNMSATSSRLHTEAFSAEKKATASSQARQTVTSSGMFSHKESSSHSNMTISSKNLTTKSMLLSSQMSQLLNGTIKPGDEDLSDMTFEDLDKLNANSNEKDVNSAIQKYSHRMNAFIAAIKNNQMDMKSAGVHFSKLNEMLRRAWAVPTYGHELGYTLCNALRTSGGLDILMENCIESDNPELQFSSAKLLEQCLTTENRAHVVENGLEKVVNVACACTKQANADHSRIGTGILEHLFKHSEGTCGDVIKLGGLDAVLFECRKNDIETLRHCATALANLSLYGGADNQEAMIKRKVPMWLFPLAFHHDDNIKYYACLAIAVLVANKEIEAAVLKSGTLDLVEPFVTSHNPSEFARSNLAHAHGQSKNWLQRLVPVLSSKREEARNLAAFHFCMEAGIKKQQGNTEIFKEIGAIESLKKVASCPNAVASKYAAQALRLIGEEVPHKLSQQVPLWSIEDVREWVKQIGFSEYATNFYESRVDGDLLLQITEENLKEDIGLHNGIKRKRFTRELQQLKKMADYSSRDTGNLNDFLQGIGLEYTIYTYSMLNAGVDKESIRGLSDEQLEKECHILNSIHRLRILNAIRAYESRLPIKGEENLEKNLDVFVSYRRSNGSQLASLLKVHLQVRGFTVFIDVERLEAGKFDNNLLQSIKQAKHFLLVLTPNALDRCKHDNEQKDWVHREIVAALQSQCNIVPIIDNFEWPEPEELPEDMRAVCHFNGVRWIHDYQDACVEKLESFLRGKSNLANRLESLRPAAVSSLPRGPSYQRMHSTESRSSDKAD is encoded by the exons ATGGAGAACCTCAAAAAGACCAGCCTGGTCTCCAGACAGAATCAGACGCTCAATAGCCAAGTCTCGAGCTCATCCAAACAGCAA ATGGTGTCTAGTTCTACATCGAGCAGCGCGGCCTCGAGCCAGCGCGTTCAAAGTTCATCTCAAAGGGCCAGCTCCATCAAATCAGACTTATCAGAACTAAAGAGCTCCATATCAGAAATGAAGACCCTCAGCAACACGGCAGCTTTAAATTTTGGACAAag ATTGAGAAGTTCAATGGAGAATATTGTCGACCAGGACGATATAAAAGAGAGACACATCCCAGACATCCGGGAGATGGGGGATATCGGAGACATGGGTGACATGACAGACCTCGCGGGGGACGGTCCTTTAGTGACCTTTCCCGAGTCGGACACCCCGCCTCCCGATAAGCCATGTTTGTTGGCTCCTGCATCTGCTACGATAGCGTCTTTAGGATCGAGTGCCGCGAACGAATTGAAGTACAGCGCGGCTCGGTCCACCTCGGCGTCTTCGACGAGAGTAATTACCGATGGATTTAGTGCATCAAAATCGGCGGCCAACAGCTCGCGGATGAGGCGGCTGCAGCATGGGGACATGCAGTATGCAGAACACAGTGCGACTGGCGCCTCACACAGACTGCTGCAGGCCGAAGGGTTAACGGCAGAGCAAAATGCCGCTTATCTCCAG GAAAAGCGATCTTTGCAAGCCGGAGAAGTGACGGCTCAAGAGGCGAACAACATGTCCGCGACGAGTTCTAGGTTACACACGGAAGCCTTCAGTGCGGAGAAGAAGGCCACGGCTTCGTCACAAGCGAGGCAGACCGTCACTTCCAGCGGCATGTTTAGCCATAAGGAGAGCTCTTCGCATTCGAACATGACAATCTCAAGTAAAAACCTCACAACGAAGTCGATGCTACTATCCTCACAG ATGAGTCAACTGTTGAACGGGACGATAAAACCTGGCGACGAAGATCTCAGCGACATGACGTTCGAGGACCTAGACAAACTGAACGCGAACTCGAACGAGAAAGACGTCAACTCCGCCATACAGAAGTATTCGCATCGGATGAACGCCTTCATCGCGGCCATCAAGAACAACCAGATGGACATGAAGAGCGCCGGAGTACATTTCAGCAAATTGAACGAAATGCTCCGGAGAGCGTGGGCCGTCCCCACCTACGGACACGAATTAGGCTACACCCTGTGCAACGCGCTCCGGACGTCCGGCGGCCTCGACATCCTCATGGAGAACTGTATCGAGTCCGACAACCCCGAGCTGCAGTTTTCTTCCGCGAAACTTCTCGAGCAGTGCCTGACCACGGAGAACAGGGCGCACGTCGTCGAAAACGGGCTCGAGAAGGTCGTCAACGTCGCCTGCGCGTGCACCAAGCAGGCCAACGCAGACCACTCCCGCATAGGCACCGGCATTCTGGAGCACCTATTCAAGCACAGCGAGGGCACCTGCGGCGACGTCATCAAACTGGGAGGCCTCGACGCCGTACTCTTCGAGTGCCGGAAGAACGACATCGAGACCCTGCGGCATTGCGCCACGGCCCTGGCCAACCTATCCCTGTACGGCGGGGCCGACAACCAGGAGGCCATGATCAAGAGAAAGGTCCCGATGTGGCTGTTCCCTCTGGCGTTTCACCACGACGACAACATCAAGTACTACGCGTGCCTGGCGATCGCCGTGCTGGTCGCCAACAAGGAGATCGAAGCAGCCGTCCTGAAGTCTGGGACCTTGGACCTGGTGGAACCTTTCGTGACCTCGCACAATCCGTCCGAATTCGCTCGCTCGAACCTCGCGCACGCCCACGGCCAGAGCAAGAACTGGCTGCAGAGACTCGTCCCGGTGCTCAGCTCCAAGAGGGAGGAGGCCCGGAACCTGGCCGCTTTCCACTTCTGCATGGAGGCCGGCATTAAGAAGCAGCAGGGCAACACCGAGATCTTCAAAGAAATCGGCGCGATCGAATCTCTCAAGAAAGTCGCGAGCTGCCCCAACGCCGTGGCCTCGAAGTACGCCGCCCAAGCTCTGAGGCTGATAGGCGAAGAGGTGCCGCACAAGCTGTCGCAACAGGTGCCCCTGTGGTCCATCGAGGACGTCCGCGAATGGGTCAAACAGATCGGCTTCTCGGAGTACGCGACCAACTTCTACGAAAGCCGGGTGGACGGAGACCTTCTGCTGCAGATCACAGAGGAGAACCTCAAAGAGGACATCGGCTTACACAACGGAATCAAGAGGAAGAG ATTCACGAGAGAACTGCAGCAGTTGAAGAAGATGGCGGACTATAGCTCGCGGGACACGGGCAACCTCAACGACTTCCTCCAGGGTATCGGCCTGGAGTACACCATCTACACGTACTCCATGCTCAACGCTGGAGTAGACAAGGAGTCCATCCGGGGCCTCAGCGATGAGCAGCTGGAGAAGGAGTGCCACATCCTCAACAGCATCCACCGTTTAAGGATACTGAATGCTATACGGG CATACGAAAGCAGACTTCCTATCAAAGGCGAAGAGAACTTAGAAAAAAACCTAGACGTGTTCGTCAGCTATAGAAGATCCAACGGCTCCCAGCTGGCCAGTCTTCTGAAGGTCCACCTCCAAGTCCGTGGATTCACGGTTTTCATCGACGTGGAGAGACTGGAGGCGGGCAAATtcgataataatttattgcaaagcATAAAACAGGCGAAGCATTTCCTCTTGGTGCTGACGCCCAACGCCCTGGACAGGTGCAAGCATGACAACGAACAGAAGGACTGGGTCCATCGG GAAATCGTGGCGGCCTTGCAGTCGCAGTGCAACATCGTCCCAATAATCGACAACTTCGAATGGCCCGAGCCGGAGGAGTTGCCCGAGGACATGCGGGCCGTGTGTCACTTCAACGGAGTAAGGTGGATCCACGACTATCAGGACGCGTGTGTCGAGAAGCTGGAAAG CTTCCTCCGGGGCAAGTCGAACCTGGCCAACCGACTGGAGAGCCTCCGACCGGCGGCCGTGTCCTCCCTCCCGCGAGGGCCCTCGTACCAGCGCATGCACTCCACCGAGAGCCGCTCCAGCGACAAGGCCGATTGA